Proteins encoded by one window of Ramlibacter tataouinensis:
- a CDS encoding methyl-accepting chemotaxis protein, with amino-acid sequence MKVIDGLKVWQKFVLMGALGAVLMGLPAWLYVAEADKAIGAAQSEQRGLRPAKQALELLRFVQQHRGLNALALENGEGAQAARQAKGAEVLRAAQAFGDSVAGVGGALGAEWQQVRRELEQLARAADAGAMNANESFQKHTALIVRLMDVLALSADHFSLTLDPQPDGHFLVVSLLSEGPALTEVLGQARARGAAILARGEVTVRDREGLGALLERIRQLQRGLTISLGKSFAADAATRDALAGPADAAATAVRQALELTDQRVLQGGSSVDYPAAAYFKTYTDVIDAQFKLIDAASRQLERIVEGRVDRLRRAQLMLLGLLAAVTLLAVVLGTAIARGLLRQLGGEPAYAAEVANRIAAGDLTVNVALHKADRGSLLASMYHMVDRLARVVGEVRAGAHALASASEEMSGTAQSMSQGASEQAASVEETSASVEQMTASITQNGENAHVTDGMAGESARQAAEGGAAMEQTVAAMKDIARKIGIIDDIAYQTNLLALNAAIEAARAGEHGKGFAVVAGEVRKLAERSQVAAAEIGEMAGTSVAVAERAGRLLGEIVPSIQKTSELVQEIAAASQEQSTSVGQINLSMGQLSQITQQNASAAEQLAATSEEMSGQAQALQQLIGFFRVEERTAPPPVPQAPPAARTEDRPLRLAGVR; translated from the coding sequence ATGAAGGTGATCGACGGCCTGAAGGTCTGGCAGAAGTTCGTGCTGATGGGCGCGCTGGGCGCGGTGCTGATGGGACTGCCCGCGTGGCTGTACGTGGCCGAGGCGGACAAGGCGATCGGCGCGGCGCAGTCCGAGCAGCGCGGGCTGCGGCCCGCCAAGCAGGCGCTGGAACTGCTGCGCTTCGTGCAGCAGCACCGCGGGCTGAATGCGCTCGCGCTCGAGAACGGCGAGGGCGCGCAGGCCGCTCGCCAGGCCAAGGGCGCCGAGGTGCTGCGCGCGGCGCAGGCGTTCGGCGATTCGGTGGCCGGCGTCGGCGGCGCGCTCGGCGCCGAATGGCAGCAGGTGCGGCGCGAGCTGGAGCAGCTGGCGCGCGCCGCCGATGCCGGCGCCATGAACGCCAACGAGAGCTTCCAGAAGCACACGGCCCTGATCGTGCGGCTGATGGACGTGCTCGCGCTCAGCGCCGACCACTTTTCGCTGACGCTGGACCCGCAGCCGGACGGCCACTTCCTGGTGGTCAGCCTGCTGTCGGAGGGTCCGGCCCTCACCGAGGTGCTGGGCCAGGCGCGCGCGCGCGGCGCCGCCATCCTGGCCCGGGGCGAGGTGACGGTGCGCGACCGCGAGGGGCTGGGGGCGCTGCTGGAGCGCATCCGCCAGCTGCAGCGCGGGCTGACGATCTCGCTGGGCAAGAGTTTCGCGGCCGATGCCGCCACCCGCGATGCACTCGCCGGCCCGGCCGACGCGGCGGCCACCGCGGTGCGGCAGGCGCTCGAACTGACCGACCAGCGGGTGCTGCAGGGCGGCAGTTCGGTCGACTACCCCGCTGCGGCGTATTTCAAGACCTACACCGACGTCATCGATGCCCAGTTCAAGCTGATCGATGCCGCGTCGCGCCAGCTCGAGCGCATCGTCGAAGGGCGGGTCGATCGGCTGCGCCGCGCCCAGCTGATGCTGCTGGGCCTGCTGGCGGCGGTGACGCTGCTGGCGGTGGTGCTGGGCACGGCGATCGCGCGCGGCCTGCTGCGCCAGCTCGGCGGCGAGCCGGCCTATGCGGCCGAGGTCGCCAACCGCATCGCCGCCGGCGACCTGACGGTGAACGTCGCGCTGCACAAGGCCGACCGCGGCAGCCTGCTGGCGTCCATGTACCACATGGTCGACCGGCTGGCGCGGGTGGTCGGCGAGGTGCGCGCCGGCGCCCATGCCCTGGCCTCGGCGTCGGAGGAGATGAGCGGCACCGCGCAGTCGATGAGCCAGGGGGCGAGCGAGCAGGCGGCCAGCGTGGAGGAGACCTCCGCCTCGGTCGAGCAGATGACCGCCTCGATCACCCAGAACGGCGAGAACGCCCACGTCACCGACGGCATGGCCGGCGAGTCGGCCCGCCAGGCCGCCGAGGGCGGCGCCGCCATGGAGCAGACCGTCGCGGCCATGAAGGACATCGCCCGCAAGATCGGCATCATCGACGACATCGCCTACCAGACCAACCTGCTGGCGCTGAACGCCGCCATCGAGGCGGCCCGCGCCGGCGAGCACGGCAAGGGCTTCGCGGTGGTCGCCGGCGAGGTGCGCAAGCTGGCCGAGCGCAGCCAGGTCGCCGCCGCCGAGATCGGCGAGATGGCCGGCACCTCGGTGGCGGTGGCCGAGCGCGCCGGCCGCCTGCTCGGCGAGATCGTGCCCTCGATCCAGAAGACCAGCGAGCTGGTCCAGGAGATCGCCGCCGCCTCGCAGGAGCAGTCCACCAGCGTCGGCCAGATCAACCTGTCGATGGGGCAGCTGAGCCAGATCACCCAGCAGAACGCCTCGGCCGCCGAACAGCTGGCCGCCACCTCCGAGGAAATGAGCGGCCAGGCCCAGGCCCTGCAGCAGCTGATCGGATTCTTCCGCGTCGAGGAGCGCACGGCGCCCCCGCCGGTCCCGCAAGCGCCGCCAGCGGCACGGACCGAAGACCGTCCGCTGCGGCTGGCAGGCGTCCGGTGA
- a CDS encoding chemotaxis protein CheW — protein sequence MDAVASPRTPAPAGAAQQRRQYLTFQVNGEMFAMGIAAIKEIIEYRAPTDVPLMPAFMRGVINLRGRVVPVIDLSVRFGREPTVPTRRTCVVILELPHEGSTQDIGVLVDAVSAVLEIADADIEPPPSFGARLRSDFISGMGKVGERFAIILAIAHALSIEELASLDALSGAQQLPPPGGTGESE from the coding sequence ATGGACGCAGTCGCATCCCCCCGCACGCCGGCGCCGGCCGGCGCCGCTCAGCAGCGGCGGCAGTACCTCACCTTCCAGGTGAACGGCGAGATGTTCGCGATGGGCATCGCCGCCATCAAGGAAATCATCGAGTACCGCGCGCCGACCGACGTGCCGCTGATGCCGGCGTTCATGCGCGGCGTGATCAACCTGCGCGGCCGCGTGGTGCCGGTGATCGACCTGTCGGTGCGCTTCGGACGCGAACCGACGGTGCCCACGCGGCGCACCTGCGTGGTGATCCTGGAGCTGCCGCACGAAGGCAGCACGCAGGACATCGGCGTGCTGGTCGACGCCGTCAGCGCCGTGCTGGAGATCGCCGACGCCGACATCGAGCCGCCGCCGAGCTTCGGCGCCCGGCTGCGGTCCGATTTCATCAGCGGCATGGGCAAGGTCGGCGAGCGCTTCGCGATCATCCTGGCGATCGCGCACGCGCTGTCGATCGAGGAACTGGCCAGCCTGGACGCGCTGTCCGGCGCGCAACAACTGCCGCCCCCGGGCGGCACCGGGGAATCCGAATGA
- a CDS encoding methyl-accepting chemotaxis protein produces MLKNVRVGLRMGLGFGFLLVLLLLVAWIGVSRMAMIQGYLEDTTQDVYAKVTHSIGMERALQDQSIELRKAALAAFAGQDWQPALTRFREQQGAYDQAGEKYAALVHLDSERQQLARVRELEKELFPRRLQVFELLRSGQVAEANAYMLSTTQPVQVKLVAALEDAVEFQQEVMARNSKEAETAYSGARNLMFVLTGAALALGVLAAWLLTVSITSRLAVAVDVANRMAEGDMTVRIPPTSRDELGQMLEAMGHMTTRLSRVVADVRSGAQALSSASEEVSATAQSMSQGASEQAASVEETSASVEQMTASITQNGENARVTDGMAGESARQAAEGGAAMEQTVAAMKDIARKIGIIDDIAYQTNLLALNAAIEAARAGEHGKGFAVVAGEVRKLAERSQVAAAEIGEMAGTSVAVAERAGRLLGEIVPSIQKTSELVQEIAAASQEQSTSVGQINLSMGQLSQITQQNASAAEQLAATSEEMSGQAQALQQLIGFFRVEDGGPAPAPRSADHPAPARPAQALPPARPQAPAGAQPAPDGFTRF; encoded by the coding sequence ATGTTGAAGAACGTGAGGGTCGGATTGCGCATGGGGCTGGGCTTCGGCTTCCTGCTGGTGCTGCTGCTGCTGGTGGCCTGGATCGGGGTCAGCCGCATGGCCATGATCCAGGGGTACCTGGAGGACACCACGCAGGACGTCTATGCCAAGGTGACGCATTCGATCGGGATGGAGCGTGCCCTGCAGGACCAGTCGATCGAGCTGCGCAAGGCGGCGCTGGCGGCTTTCGCGGGCCAGGACTGGCAGCCGGCGCTGACGCGCTTTCGCGAGCAGCAGGGCGCCTACGACCAGGCCGGCGAGAAGTACGCCGCGCTGGTCCACCTGGACAGCGAGCGCCAGCAGCTGGCCCGGGTGCGCGAGCTGGAGAAGGAGCTGTTTCCGCGGCGGCTGCAGGTCTTCGAGCTGCTGCGCTCCGGGCAGGTGGCCGAAGCCAATGCCTACATGCTCAGCACGACGCAGCCGGTGCAGGTCAAGCTGGTGGCGGCGCTCGAGGATGCCGTGGAGTTCCAGCAGGAGGTCATGGCCCGCAACAGCAAGGAGGCCGAGACGGCCTACTCCGGGGCGCGCAACCTGATGTTCGTGCTCACCGGCGCGGCCCTCGCCCTCGGCGTGCTGGCCGCCTGGCTGCTGACGGTCAGCATCACCTCGCGGCTGGCCGTCGCCGTCGATGTGGCCAACCGCATGGCCGAGGGCGACATGACGGTGCGCATCCCGCCCACTTCGCGCGACGAGCTGGGCCAGATGCTGGAGGCCATGGGCCACATGACCACTCGCCTGTCGCGCGTGGTGGCGGACGTGCGCTCGGGCGCGCAGGCGCTGTCGTCGGCGTCCGAGGAGGTCAGCGCCACCGCGCAGTCGATGAGCCAGGGGGCGAGCGAGCAGGCGGCCAGCGTGGAGGAGACCTCCGCCTCGGTCGAGCAGATGACCGCCTCGATCACCCAGAACGGCGAGAACGCCCGCGTCACCGACGGCATGGCCGGCGAGTCGGCCCGCCAGGCCGCCGAGGGCGGCGCCGCCATGGAGCAGACCGTCGCGGCCATGAAGGACATCGCCCGCAAGATCGGCATCATCGACGACATCGCCTACCAGACCAACCTGCTGGCGCTGAACGCCGCCATCGAGGCGGCCCGCGCCGGCGAGCACGGCAAGGGCTTCGCGGTGGTCGCCGGCGAGGTGCGCAAGCTGGCCGAGCGCAGCCAGGTCGCCGCCGCCGAGATCGGCGAGATGGCCGGCACCTCGGTGGCGGTGGCCGAGCGCGCCGGCCGCCTGCTCGGCGAGATCGTGCCCTCGATCCAGAAGACCAGCGAGCTGGTCCAGGAGATCGCCGCCGCCTCGCAGGAGCAGTCCACCAGCGTCGGCCAGATCAACCTGTCGATGGGGCAGCTGAGCCAGATCACCCAGCAGAACGCCTCGGCCGCCGAACAGCTGGCCGCCACCTCCGAGGAAATGAGCGGCCAGGCCCAGGCCCTGCAGCAGCTGATCGGATTCTTCCGCGTCGAGGACGGCGGCCCGGCACCGGCCCCCCGCTCGGCGGACCACCCGGCACCGGCGCGGCCGGCCCAGGCCCTGCCGCCGGCGCGCCCGCAAGCGCCGGCCGGCGCACAGCCGGCCCCGGACGGCTTCACCCGGTTCTGA
- a CDS encoding chemotaxis protein CheA: MNRPNPGADAVPQTFLAESRELLREMEAALLALERSPGDAEAIHALFRAVHTLKGSGGMFGLDPIVTFTHVLEGVLVEVRRGELAIGDALVELLLACSDHVAAMVNCLDDEDRAERLEAIAADSPGLLARLAGFSAAGGPAPGSPDAGAPGERARWHVSVRFAADVLRHGMDPLSFLRYLGTLGEVAGVATLLDALPALADLDPQACYLGLEIQLDTAAGRRALEEAFEYVREGSTLHILGPDPVLQDYADLAGRLPEGADRALACLAACGAASPAHLRSALQQQSSAHPAPATRPAGGLAADAPKPRSGADRPERQAPQRSAGRQYVRVDAVKLDELIELVGELLISSAGVSLGARRSGEADLREAAGQLGRLVEEVRDRSLALRMVPIGETFSRFQRVVHDLGRSLGKDVELAIGGADTELDKSMVEKLGDPLLHLVRNALDHGIEPAPRRLAAGKPARGRIRLDAWHESGHIVIEVADDGAGLDTHKILQRAREAGLVDAAQALSEREIQQLVMEPGFSTADEVTSVSGRGVGMDVVKRNIEALRGTVAIDSIPGAGTRVALRLPLTLAIIEGFLVGVGRGAYVIPLEMVLECLELPAAERQEVCARGYLNLRGEVLPLLRLRDVFGAGGPPGRRENIVVVQHGQRRAGLMVDALLGESQTVIKPLGKLFERLAGISGSTILGSGEVALILDIQALVEQAIGAEAACTGSRAVRIEDRQIP, translated from the coding sequence ATGAACCGGCCGAACCCCGGCGCCGACGCCGTCCCGCAGACCTTCCTTGCCGAATCGCGCGAACTGCTGCGCGAGATGGAGGCGGCGCTGCTTGCGCTGGAGCGGTCGCCGGGCGACGCCGAGGCGATCCACGCGCTGTTCCGCGCCGTCCACACGCTCAAGGGATCGGGCGGCATGTTCGGCCTTGATCCGATCGTCACCTTCACCCACGTGCTGGAAGGCGTGCTGGTCGAGGTGCGCCGCGGCGAGCTGGCCATCGGCGACGCGCTGGTCGAGCTGCTGCTGGCCTGCAGCGACCATGTCGCGGCGATGGTCAATTGCCTCGACGACGAGGACCGGGCCGAACGGCTGGAGGCGATCGCCGCCGACAGCCCCGGCCTGCTGGCGCGGCTGGCGGGCTTCAGCGCGGCCGGCGGGCCCGCGCCGGGCTCGCCCGACGCCGGCGCGCCGGGCGAGCGCGCCCGCTGGCATGTGTCGGTGCGCTTTGCCGCCGATGTCCTGCGCCACGGGATGGACCCGTTGTCGTTCCTGCGCTACCTGGGAACGCTGGGCGAGGTGGCCGGCGTCGCCACGCTGCTGGATGCGCTGCCGGCGCTCGCCGACCTGGACCCGCAGGCCTGTTACCTGGGCCTGGAGATCCAGCTCGACACCGCGGCCGGCCGCCGCGCGCTGGAGGAAGCCTTCGAGTACGTGCGCGAGGGCAGCACGCTGCACATCCTCGGACCCGATCCGGTGCTGCAGGACTATGCGGACCTCGCCGGCCGGCTGCCGGAAGGCGCGGACCGGGCGCTGGCCTGCCTGGCCGCTTGCGGCGCGGCCAGCCCGGCGCATCTGCGCAGCGCCTTGCAGCAGCAAAGCAGCGCGCACCCGGCGCCGGCTACCCGGCCGGCCGGCGGACTGGCCGCCGATGCACCGAAGCCCCGCAGCGGCGCGGATCGGCCCGAACGCCAGGCGCCGCAGCGCAGCGCCGGGCGGCAGTACGTGCGGGTCGATGCCGTCAAGCTCGACGAGCTGATCGAACTGGTCGGCGAACTGCTGATCTCCAGCGCCGGCGTGTCGCTGGGCGCGCGCCGCTCGGGCGAGGCCGACCTGCGCGAAGCGGCGGGGCAGCTGGGGCGGCTGGTGGAAGAGGTGCGCGACCGCTCGCTGGCGCTGCGCATGGTGCCGATCGGCGAGACCTTCAGCCGCTTCCAGCGTGTGGTGCACGACCTCGGCCGCTCGCTCGGCAAGGACGTCGAACTGGCGATCGGCGGGGCCGACACCGAGCTGGACAAGTCCATGGTCGAGAAACTCGGCGACCCGCTGCTGCACCTGGTGCGCAATGCGCTGGACCACGGCATCGAGCCGGCGCCGCGGCGCCTGGCGGCCGGCAAGCCGGCGCGCGGGCGCATCCGGCTGGACGCCTGGCACGAGAGCGGCCACATCGTGATCGAAGTGGCGGACGACGGCGCCGGGCTGGACACGCACAAGATCCTGCAGCGCGCCCGCGAAGCCGGGCTGGTCGACGCCGCCCAGGCCCTGAGCGAGCGCGAGATCCAGCAGCTGGTGATGGAGCCGGGCTTTTCCACCGCCGACGAGGTGACCAGCGTGTCCGGCCGCGGCGTCGGCATGGACGTGGTCAAGCGCAACATCGAGGCGCTGCGCGGCACGGTGGCCATCGACAGCATCCCGGGCGCCGGCACGCGGGTCGCGCTGCGCCTGCCGCTGACGCTGGCGATCATCGAGGGCTTCCTGGTCGGCGTGGGCCGCGGCGCCTACGTGATCCCGCTGGAAATGGTGCTCGAGTGCCTGGAGCTGCCGGCCGCCGAGCGGCAGGAGGTCTGCGCCCGCGGCTACCTCAACCTGCGCGGCGAGGTGCTGCCGCTGCTGCGGCTGCGCGACGTGTTCGGCGCCGGCGGCCCGCCCGGGCGGCGCGAGAACATCGTGGTCGTGCAGCACGGCCAGCGGCGTGCGGGCCTCATGGTCGATGCGCTGCTGGGCGAATCGCAGACCGTCATCAAGCCGCTGGGCAAGCTGTTCGAGCGGCTGGCCGGCATCAGCGGCTCGACCATCCTGGGCTCGGGCGAAGTGGCCCTGATCCTGGACATCCAGGCGCTGGTGGAGCAGGCGATCGGCGCCGAGGCCGCCTGCACCGGCTCGCGCGCCGTGCGCATCGAAGACAGGCAGATCCCATGA
- a CDS encoding STAS domain-containing protein has protein sequence MTAGALHPAGRDADDPLRLAWQGPATIYEAPELRRQLLAALQSGRDFELDLRAVEEIDTAGIQLLAAAQREALDAGRRCALVAASPAVRQALALYRLDALQPTTTDGSA, from the coding sequence ATGACGGCCGGCGCGCTGCACCCGGCGGGCCGTGACGCCGACGATCCGCTGCGACTGGCCTGGCAGGGCCCGGCGACGATCTACGAGGCGCCCGAGCTGCGCCGGCAACTGCTGGCGGCCCTGCAATCGGGGCGCGACTTCGAGCTGGACCTGCGCGCGGTGGAGGAGATCGACACCGCCGGCATCCAGCTGCTGGCGGCGGCGCAACGCGAGGCGCTGGACGCCGGCCGCCGCTGCGCCCTGGTGGCGGCCAGCCCGGCGGTGCGCCAGGCGCTGGCGCTGTACCGGCTCGACGCGCTGCAGCCCACCACGACGGACGGATCCGCATGA
- a CDS encoding response regulator: MNRKSILVVDDSPSLREVVGITLRGAGYDVIEAADGRQALQRLDGRRIHLVVCDVNMPVMDGISFVREARKLPRYAFVPIIMLTTEWREESKLEGQMAGARAWMVKPFRPEQMLQAVARLVLP, encoded by the coding sequence GTGAACCGCAAGTCCATCCTGGTCGTCGACGACTCGCCTTCGCTGCGCGAAGTGGTCGGCATCACCCTGCGCGGCGCCGGGTACGACGTGATCGAGGCGGCCGACGGCCGGCAGGCGCTGCAGCGCCTGGACGGCCGCCGCATCCACCTGGTGGTGTGCGACGTCAACATGCCGGTGATGGACGGCATCAGCTTCGTGCGCGAGGCGCGCAAGCTGCCGCGCTATGCCTTCGTGCCGATCATCATGCTCACCACCGAGTGGCGCGAGGAAAGCAAGCTCGAAGGCCAGATGGCCGGCGCCCGCGCCTGGATGGTCAAGCCGTTCCGGCCCGAGCAGATGCTGCAGGCGGTGGCCCGGCTGGTGCTGCCATGA
- a CDS encoding methyl-accepting chemotaxis protein: protein MATPWRRAPLLLGAGGSALLLLVGGAGWPSLAAAAALLAAALHAARWLSARAAAERAEAAAQAQCEIERMARLCAVSAPLWARQIETVRSEGDGEVAQLTRLFGRIAQRLDSAIGPAGWRAPAGADLLAQLDDNRERLDRLVEALGQLQSSRERIVAEIGSEAARLKENAADIRQIAMQTRIVALNATIEAARAGTAGRPFAVIVSGMRELAARSAEASDQFSRHTDRLHGMVQAAFHEQSPAAGEPGGSIAWGQSLVREVVDSFESAMAELARAIEAMGHERREVRDDVSRVLVALQFQDRVSQILSHVTRNLHELQRELDGGRFESTDAGDWLQRLAQPYSTPEELRNLQPDAAPGVPAGARAADEITYF, encoded by the coding sequence ATGGCCACCCCCTGGCGACGGGCGCCGCTGCTGCTGGGGGCCGGCGGCAGCGCGCTGCTGCTGCTGGTGGGCGGCGCCGGCTGGCCTTCGCTGGCGGCTGCGGCGGCGCTGCTGGCCGCGGCCCTGCACGCGGCCCGCTGGCTTTCCGCCCGGGCCGCGGCCGAGCGCGCCGAGGCGGCCGCGCAGGCGCAGTGCGAGATCGAACGCATGGCCCGGTTGTGCGCCGTGTCGGCGCCGCTGTGGGCGCGGCAGATCGAGACGGTGCGCAGCGAAGGCGACGGCGAGGTGGCCCAGCTCACCCGGCTGTTCGGCCGCATCGCGCAGCGGCTGGACTCGGCGATCGGGCCGGCCGGCTGGCGCGCGCCCGCCGGCGCCGACCTGCTGGCGCAGCTGGACGACAACCGCGAACGGCTCGACCGGCTGGTGGAGGCGCTCGGCCAGTTGCAGTCCAGCCGCGAGCGCATCGTGGCCGAGATCGGCAGCGAGGCCGCGCGGCTGAAGGAGAACGCTGCCGACATCCGCCAGATCGCGATGCAGACGCGCATCGTCGCCCTCAACGCCACCATCGAAGCGGCGCGCGCCGGCACGGCGGGCCGGCCGTTCGCAGTGATCGTCAGCGGCATGCGCGAGCTGGCGGCACGCAGCGCGGAAGCCAGCGACCAGTTCTCGCGCCACACCGACCGCCTGCATGGCATGGTCCAGGCCGCCTTCCACGAACAGTCGCCGGCCGCGGGCGAGCCCGGCGGCTCCATCGCCTGGGGCCAGTCGCTGGTGCGCGAGGTGGTGGACAGCTTCGAGTCGGCGATGGCGGAACTGGCGCGCGCGATCGAGGCCATGGGGCACGAGCGGCGCGAAGTGCGCGACGACGTCTCGCGCGTGCTGGTCGCCTTGCAGTTCCAGGACCGGGTCAGCCAGATCCTGTCGCACGTCACGCGCAACCTGCACGAGCTGCAGCGCGAGCTCGATGGCGGCCGCTTCGAGTCGACCGATGCCGGCGACTGGCTGCAGCGGCTGGCCCAGCCCTACTCCACGCCGGAGGAGCTGCGCAACCTGCAGCCCGACGCGGCGCCCGGCGTGCCCGCCGGCGCCCGGGCGGCCGACGAGATCACCTATTTCTAG
- a CDS encoding response regulator → MTGMQAGHEATGAATPYQVDVIGFDATERDMLSVLFARTSGQATAFVPFDPDSMGEPDLYLVDAADASAYGEYRLLCRREDKPAVLVDGSLGHAGEVLERPLQGERLLAALERTLGEPREPAAVAAPEATVLVVDDNAGVRAFMQARLAACGIDAHFAESGEQAIAMAGAQDYLCVFLDVMLPGIDGFQVCRAIKSRRAAQRTAVVMLTARSSPMDRLRGSLAGCDAYLTKPLDEGRFADVVERYAGRPRCHAGRAAAAPSAAGRRRAVARASVS, encoded by the coding sequence ATGACGGGAATGCAGGCTGGACACGAGGCGACGGGTGCGGCGACGCCGTACCAGGTCGACGTGATCGGCTTCGACGCCACCGAGCGCGACATGCTCTCGGTGCTGTTCGCGCGCACCTCGGGCCAGGCGACCGCCTTCGTGCCGTTCGACCCCGACTCGATGGGCGAGCCGGACCTGTACCTGGTCGATGCCGCCGATGCGAGCGCCTACGGCGAGTACCGCCTGCTGTGCCGGCGCGAGGACAAGCCGGCCGTGCTGGTGGACGGCAGCCTCGGGCACGCCGGCGAAGTGCTGGAGCGCCCGCTCCAGGGCGAACGGCTGCTGGCCGCGCTGGAGCGCACGCTGGGCGAGCCGCGCGAGCCGGCGGCCGTCGCCGCGCCGGAGGCGACGGTGCTGGTGGTCGACGACAACGCCGGCGTGCGGGCCTTCATGCAGGCCCGGCTGGCGGCCTGCGGCATCGACGCGCATTTCGCCGAGAGCGGCGAGCAGGCCATCGCCATGGCCGGCGCCCAGGATTACCTGTGCGTGTTCCTCGACGTGATGCTGCCCGGCATCGACGGCTTCCAGGTCTGCCGAGCCATCAAGTCGCGGCGCGCGGCGCAGCGCACCGCGGTCGTGATGCTGACCGCCCGCAGCTCGCCGATGGACCGGCTGCGCGGCTCGCTGGCGGGCTGCGACGCCTACCTCACCAAGCCGCTGGACGAGGGCCGCTTCGCGGACGTGGTCGAGCGCTACGCCGGCCGGCCACGGTGCCACGCCGGCCGCGCAGCCGCCGCGCCGTCGGCGGCCGGGCGCCGACGCGCCGTCGCCCGCGCGAGCGTCTCATGA
- a CDS encoding ABC transporter ATP-binding protein, with amino-acid sequence MQQSRASSPGSGGAGQRAVKVAVRGLTRRFGTTVAADRIDLDIRDGEFLTLLGASGCGKTTLMRMIAGLERPDAGRIEIDGRDVTALPPRARRLGMVFQQYSLFPHMTVAENVAYGLQAQGGARAEIDERVQAMLELVQLPQLHDRRPAQLSGGQQQRVALARALATRPSLLMLDEPLAALDLKLRRQLQAELKRIHRQTGTTFLFVTHDQEEALHLSDRIAVMRGGRIEQLGDPRSIYLEPANEFVADFIGDISFLDGHYDAEGGFELPGGARIAAPLPRPAGPARLAVRPEQVSLTNASSGLAAMIVEVAPETGSTLLGLRLACGQRLQARLLGLPASALAPGQPVRVQLDHCTLAFGPAAA; translated from the coding sequence ATGCAGCAGTCTCGAGCATCCAGCCCCGGGTCGGGCGGGGCGGGCCAGCGGGCGGTGAAGGTCGCCGTCCGCGGCCTCACCCGGCGCTTCGGCACCACCGTCGCGGCCGACCGCATCGACCTCGACATCCGCGACGGCGAATTCCTCACGCTGCTGGGCGCCAGCGGTTGCGGCAAGACGACCCTGATGCGGATGATCGCCGGCCTGGAGCGGCCGGACGCCGGCCGCATCGAGATCGATGGCCGCGACGTCACTGCCTTGCCGCCGCGGGCCCGGCGGCTCGGCATGGTGTTCCAGCAGTACTCGCTGTTCCCGCACATGACGGTGGCGGAGAACGTCGCCTACGGCCTGCAGGCGCAGGGCGGCGCCCGCGCCGAAATCGACGAGCGGGTGCAGGCCATGCTGGAGCTGGTGCAGCTGCCGCAGTTGCATGATCGACGGCCGGCGCAGCTGTCCGGCGGCCAGCAGCAGCGGGTGGCGCTCGCCCGCGCGCTGGCGACGCGGCCTTCGCTGCTGATGCTGGACGAGCCGCTGGCCGCGCTGGACCTGAAGCTGCGGCGCCAGCTGCAGGCGGAGCTCAAGCGCATCCACCGCCAGACCGGCACCACCTTCCTGTTCGTCACCCACGACCAGGAGGAGGCGCTGCACCTGTCGGATCGCATCGCCGTCATGCGCGGCGGCCGCATCGAGCAGCTGGGCGACCCGCGTTCGATCTACCTGGAGCCCGCCAACGAGTTCGTGGCCGACTTCATCGGCGACATCAGTTTCCTGGACGGCCACTACGACGCCGAGGGCGGCTTCGAGCTGCCCGGCGGCGCGCGCATCGCCGCCCCGCTGCCGCGACCGGCCGGCCCTGCCAGGCTGGCGGTGCGCCCCGAGCAGGTGAGCCTGACGAACGCCAGCTCCGGCCTGGCCGCGATGATCGTCGAGGTGGCGCCGGAGACCGGGAGCACCTTGCTCGGGTTGCGCCTGGCCTGCGGCCAGCGGCTGCAGGCGCGGCTGCTCGGCCTGCCCGCGAGCGCGCTCGCACCGGGCCAGCCGGTGCGGGTCCAGCTGGACCACTGCACCCTGGCGTTCGGCCCGGCCGCCGCATGA